In the Myxocyprinus asiaticus isolate MX2 ecotype Aquarium Trade chromosome 31, UBuf_Myxa_2, whole genome shotgun sequence genome, AACATGGGGCttccaatattttttattttaggaatGGTGCTGAATCTTGCACACAGCAGGAAAATACAAGGTAGGTTTAATGTCCTATCAGGTTTAATCCTTTTTGGCttaattttaacatgtttatattaAATGATGCTTGTGTATCTCATTGCACTTTTGAATAGCTTGCATGTTTTTTGTAAGCTGGATATTAGGACAGATTTCGGATGGAGTAATTTAAATTACTAGCATATATAACCTGTGCATTTCATCTTAATCAGTGTAACTATTGGATATTCTCACTGAGCATACATTTCCTGAGAAAATTTGTGGCCATTGACCATTTTCTGTAGAAAGTTTTCAGAAAGTATAAGGTAATAATGTTCACAGGGTGAATTACTAAGAACACACCCTGCAAGAATATATCCCCTTGAGCACAATAACTAGATTTATTATGCATTTAAAGTGGCTTATTATGTGTTGTTGTtattataaattgttatttaGAACTTTGACTGTTTCTGCTGTACAGAAttttatgtacagttgtgctcaaatgtttgcataccctggcagaaattttgaaattttggcattgattttgaaaatatgactgatcgtgcaaaaaaactgtcttttatttaaggacagtgatcatatgaagtcatttattatcacatagttgtttggctcctttttaaatcataatgataacagaaatcaccaaaatggccctgatcaaaagtttacatacccttgaatgtttggccttgttacagacacacaaggtgacacacacaggtttaaatggcaattaaaagttaatttcccacacctgtgactttttaaattgcaattagtgtctgtgtataaatagtcaatgagtttgttagctctcacgtggttgcactgagcaggctagatactgagccatgtggagcagaaaagaactgtcaaaagacctgcgcaacaaggaaatggaactttataaagatggaaaaggatataaaaatatatccaaagccttgaaaatgccagtcagtactgttcaatcacttattaagaagtggaaaattcggggatctcttgataccaagccaaggtcaggtagatcaagaaagatttcagccacaactgccagaagaattgttcgggatacaaagaaaaacccacaggtaacctcaggagaaatacaggctgctcttgaAAAATACGGTGTggatgtttcaaggagcacaatatgacgatgcttgaacaaaaatgagctgcatggtcaagtttccagaaagaagcctttactgcgccaatgccacaaaaaagcccggttacaatatgcccgacaacaccatgacacacctcacagcttctggcacactgtaatttggagtgacaagaccaaaatagagctttatggtcacaaccataagcactatgtttggagaggggtcaacaaggcctatagtgaaaagaataccatccccactgtgaagcatggtggtggctcactgatgttttgggggtgtgagctctaaaggcacgggaatcttgtgaaaattgatggcaagatgaatgcagcatgttatcagaaaatactggcagacaatttgcattcttctgcacgaaagctgcgcatgggacgctcttggactttccagcaccacaatgaccctaagctcaaggccaagttgtccctccagtggttacagcagaaaaaggttcttgagtggccatcacagtctcctgacattaatatcatcaagccactcttgggagatctcaaacatgcggttcatgcaagacgaccaaagactttgcataacCTGGAGGTATTTTGCTAAgaggaatgggcagctataccacctgcaagaatttggggcctcatagacaactattacaaaagactgcatgctgtcattgatgctaaatagggcaatacacagtattaagaactaagggtatgcagacttttgaacaggggtcatttcattttttaactttgttgtcatgttttgttttatgattgtgccattctgttataacctacagttgaatatgaatcccataagaaataaaagaaatgtgttttgcctgctcactcatgttttctttaaaaatggtacatatattactaattctccaagggtatgcaaacttttgagcacaactgtatgtgatgCTTTCTTTAATGGTTATAGTGGAATGAGTATAGCTCCGTGTTGGgaagattctttaaaaatactGCTTTAGGCATTTCCACTGGCCTAATGTAGAcatcaaggatgtaaccacataccCCTTTCATTCTGAAACTAATAAATACaggggcatttaaaaaaaaaaaaaaaaaaaaaatttttttaaattagatcCCTAGAAAAGATTAAATTCTTAGACAAATGTGGTTTGCATTTTTcagtaaacaaaacaatttaGAATGCAATATGTTTTGGATATCATGGTGAATGAAAATTGGCTATTGTGATTGTATGTTTCCTGATTTGTATGTGTTGACAtatgttttaatataatatttccaTGCTGACAATGTTATTACCAGTCATGCCATTGATTTGTAACATCATCAAATCAATGTAGTGATGACGCATTGAACAGCTGTGATTCtgaacaaaaattgtgttcaaATGTTAATCTGTGAAATGTGACTGTGAATCAGATACAGTAGTATGTTTGTGGTTTACAGCAGCCCACGACACACATTTAGAAGACCTGTGTTGGAAAAAACTGTCACATGACTGAAAAACCAAAAACACCTGCTTCCTCTTGTGAAATCAGAGAAACTCGATATCCATCCTAGACTCTATGCACGCTTCATGTGATGTCACTTTTGTTGTTTGTTCCAGAAAAGGCCTGATCGGCCAAAACTTCCCAGTTTAAAAATTGagcttaagtaattattcaccaAAAACTATGAAAAgtcaaaatcatttactcaccctcatgttgggccaaacccatatgactttttttttttctgtggaacacaaaatgaaatgttaggcttagtcaccatccactttcattgcatttgtttgccatacaataaaagtgaatggtgactgagactgtcagtccctaaaaattcataagagtttggaacaacatggacgaatgtttatttttgggtgaactatccctttaaggtgattttagctgttctacAAAGTGAGAATTTGTGTAAAGTCCTTCAATTTTAAGAAGTAGGTTTCTTAATCTATGCCCTTCATTTAACAAAATAGCAGGGAGTGTTAAATGGACATGTTCGAGAAATGCATTTGTTGGCTGCCCTTTCACAACTGAAGAAATCTGTCAAAGTTTTTCATGAGTGCCAAGAGCTGACACTTCCCCCAACTGTGCTTTATATATGTGGGGTTTGCAGGGGACAGTGAGTaagtaaacaacaaataaatttaGTTGTGTTCATAATGATTACTGTGTTGGACTATGTCATTAAATCTTGTCTCTGTAAACAAAAACACACCCTCTAAGTATCTTTGATTTACATTGCTCCCCTTGTTTTATAGATTCAGTGCCTAAAGACTTGGTTCTTGGCCAAGTTGTGACAGGGATTTTGGGGGAAGAGGTCTACCTGCACTGTCTGTACACTGGGCAAAGTAAAATCATGTTCTCTTCCTGGAACCGTCTCGATTCTTCAAAGAGTGCCAAGAAAATGGCAGGCTACAAATACAACAACATTCCTTTCAACCGAGAAAACTTTGATATTCCTGCATCAGTTACCAACCTCACTGTAAAGCTGAACGTAACCAGTCTTGATGTAGAGGGAGAATACACATGCGTCTTCAACTCTGATGATGATGAAACAAAGGACAACATGTTGCTCAAGATCATTGGTAAGTTTGAATGGAAATGATCCACTTCATTAAATGATGCAACATAGGCCACGTCAAATCAAATCTGTTTTCTTATGGAAACTCAGATTTCAATTTCTAAACATCATAATtttcaaagtatgtggtaatggagtgTGCTTTCTAAGGTCtccgttttcagtggaggaaaatgctgctCCAGTATGGATGAgtcataaacatagcaaaatgaatgtgttttcaaacaaaaatgtaatagtgTGGCCTTAGACAGAAAAGGAAAAGTTTTTGCAAAATGTCCTTATCACTGTTTTCCagacaattaaaatgaatgggaatgggGCCATTGGactgcaaaaatgacaaaaaagcagtataaaagtGGTCCAAAGGACGCTATATTCTTCCAAGTATTTTgcagccatacgatagctttgtgtaaagaacagaccaatttaatttttgtaatttaaattctcatttgctgaaaatgtatttagctcttAAATCTCAGTGTTCACATAGCCTGCATTAAAATGTGGGGCTTGATGGGGCATTAAGGGGCcaagtttgacatcaatgacATCATCATTGGTTCTCATTTGTCACATGCCATCAAACCTGGCATGACGTATCTTGAGACGGCAAATTTTAATATATGTGAATGCGAAAAGAGCGGccaggacattctgcaaaataactCCTGTTTtctgtgaaagaaagaaaattgagccttatttcatgaaaattacatcACTTTGGCAACATTTTAGCAAACTTATATTACACGAGTCCTACATTTATTGTGGCAGTTCTAAgataaaatgtccactgagtgatGCTAAACTTGATGTTATGATTACATAATCCTGCAAAAGTCATTAATATCTCTGTTTTGTCTCTAAGCCCGGCCTGATATTGATATCACTGTGAAGGAGGAGGTAGTGAACGGGACCCTCTACCAAGCTGTCAGTTGCTCTGCAGCCAATGCCAAGCCCGAGGCTTTCATTAGCTGGGAGATCTCCGGTGCCCTTCCAAGAGATGACATCTTCTCTGTGAACATGATTAATACAACTCATTTCAATGGCACAACCAGTTCAATAAGTGTACTTCGATTCCCCCTTATTATGAATAATCAGAGTACTGTCACCTGTATCATCCAACATCCAACTTTTCCTGGAATTAAAAGAGCCAACATAGAGGTGGACACATTTGGTAAGTTCTGCTTTGACAAGTACACAATCAGTACATAAGAAACTGAAAGACAAAATGTCAGTGAATGTTTAGGCTGAGACAGACCACTTgttttaaaattaatgggagaagtCGGAATACGCAATTGGTGAGTGTAGAAAATGAAGTCCTgcctttcaggtaaaagagccaatcaccttttagatatagacatgGTCTGAGCTAAATAAGCAGAATTTATGATACCActattgtcagatttaactgctgttttgaaatatgttctttatcGTAATCTtcaccaactgttttggagatttcagtcctTCCCAATTTAAGTAGAAatgagctgtacttgtatgccacTTGAATCCATAGATAATGGCTGCCTGGGTGTGTTCCcgaattaaagaaatagttcacccaaaaatgataattctctcatcatttacttattggacccttatgtcgtctcaaactcCTATGACTTTCCTTGTTCCGTGCAACACAAACATAAAAATTTTAATGGAGATTTgatgtttgtccatacaatgtaagtgaatggggccataaATGCAcaaaattagtccatatgactcatatgGTTTaatccaggggttttcaaagtgttaAACAGTTGcaattgaaaggacctacagagcagagatcttcttctaaaactctttgtgttcTACAGTAGAAAGaatgtcttacacatctgggatggcatgagggtgagtaaatgataagagaattttcatttttgtttgaactatccctttaagatgcccACCGAgtagactgacttgccttgaaaaggaACTTTGATGCAAAAAAGCCTTTTCTGTTCTTGTGCATGGTCTATGTTTGTTTGGGATTAAACAGACAGAAACAGATCTGAGAAATGAAGTTAGGTATTCTCCTGCTGTCTGCTCTTTATGTGGGTGTTGCATGTGTTTCCTGTAGAAGCCTTATATTTTCAGCAGCTGTCCAACCACAAACATCATATACTCTGAAGGTACACCATAGAGatgtttctattaaaaaaaaaaagaaactggactaaagatatttttaaaaatatatacaaatatattttctgaatCTCAACAATAGCCTTTATAGTTCATACAAGTTTCCTGCCTACATGAACTGAGAATATTGTACCTTGGAGTTATAGCTAGAATCTCCAACAGCTTGGTAAACAAATGCAACAGCTGCTAAAACTCCCCAAAACTCAAAAGGCAGCTTATTTAACCCAACGAATAAACTCCCATATATACTTCTTTGTTTTCGCAAAAAAGAATAGACTGTTAGATAGATTTCTTCACCTGCTCTTATTGGCACTTTTCTTCACTTTAATAGTTTCTCCTGTTATGACCATGGAGACAGTCTTGGTCCAGGAAGGGGGAGAAGATTTTCAAGAAGTCATCTGCACAGCGACAGGGGGGAGGCCTCAACCAAACATCACATGGATGTTGCCTGAATTAAAAAATGCACCACCTTTACAGAGAAATGTTTCAAAAGCAGATTCAGTTATTAGTTCATTCCAGTTCCAGTCAGATCTGTATCAGGGTGAAAATATCACTTGCATATTTGGCTACATGCTTCTTCCTTTCATAAGCACGAGGACCCTTACTTTGCCAACTTACTGTGAGTACTAGCACAATTTTAACTAAATATATTAGCATAAGTAgaatgtttgtttcatttttaaatccttttttttcccAGATCTCTCTTCCCTTCAGTTAAAGGATCATAGTCTTGCTATGAATGGTGGTGAAAATCAGACTTTATTGGTGTTTGAGGAAGGAGACACTAATGTCAAAATCAGTATGAATGTTTTGGGCATTGTACCAAGTTATAAAATCAGCTGTACCAAGTAAGAATTATTaatatcatacagtatatcatccccttaaaaaaaagtcatatagtcATCTAAAATTTTCCATAATTTGTGAATACTACACTGAAATATTAGATTCAATAATGTTGAGTACAGCATAAAGACACTCAACTAAATTGTGAAATGTCTGCTCGGCACTAATGTATCTCTTTGATTAAGGGAAGGCCAACCACTGCCTGAGGATGTGGATGTTGTTGGCAGTGATGTTTTTATCAAAGGACCTATTGAGGAACAGCACCATGCAGGACAATACATCTGTCAGGCTTCTTATCGTAGACATTTGGCCTCCTTACAGATGAAAATTGAAGTAAATCCGAAAGTCATATTGCCAGGTACAAAATCTGCTATATTAACACATTTCCACACACTACAACTACAGTATATAGAGATGGTTAACATAACCTGTTTGTCTTTTTCAGAGACATTCGCCCCTAATATTAGTTTGAATCACAATGTGAGTTCAGACCACATTTACATTGAGTGTTTGGCCTCCAATGGTTTTCCTGCAGCAAACGTGTCCTGGATCCTTCCACAAGAACTTAACAGTACAGTTCAATCTGATGTTGTTTCCTGTAACAGATCATGTTCTGTCAGAAGTGTGGTGACTGTGCCCATGTGCATGCCCCGTGAACACAAAATTGAGTGCATAGTTGAACATCCCCTTTTTACGGGCAAAGAGGGACGATGGTTGACTCTTTCCAAGTGTGGTAAGGCAATGAGACTCCaatcatcataataaatgtcTCTAAATTCTTTAATGTTTTTAGACATTACTGGCTGTGTTGCAAAATCAattgagctgcctatctagagaGTATTTTGGGGCATCAAAGGTGCATTCGCCTGCCAAAGTTCACCTAACTTCAATTCCATGTTAAACACgtgaggggaaattcttcgccaacTGGTTCATCACGTGAATTcccatagattttttttaatccccttttctcccaatttggaacacccaattcccactacttctttaggtcctcgtggtggcacagttactcacttcaatctgggtggcggaggataaatctcagttgcctccgcttctgagacagtcagtccacacatattatcatatggcttgttgtgcatgacaccgcagagactcacagcatgtggaggctcatgctattctccacaatccatgcacaacttaccacacgccccattgagagcgagaaccactaatcgcaaccctccctagcaactgggccaatttggttgcttaggagacctggctggagtaactcagcagccctggatttgaactcgcaactccaggggtggtagtcagcgtctttactcactgagctacccaggcactgtgaattcccattgagatgactgtatttagcCCACAGAATTTTGCTgtgtgaaggtaaatgtgaccttgatttaaagcaagaaatagaaagacaattttgaaataattgGTAAGGGCGTTATGAAATATACTAAAGGTATAGATTGGGAGGTGGAGCGATGCTGGAAGAATTGGCACCGGTGCAATGGAAGAATCCGCTTATATATACAGTAGGCTACCTGGTATATGATTGacaggcctagatgaacaagctacTTCCAAACAAACCTTTGAAACTTCGTATAATAAGTACATAGTGACTCCGGTCTGTCAATAAaaactattaattaattaataaatcgaATATGGCAGATATGTCAGCAGCATTTAACCTCACTGGTTTTCTTCACGTACCATGAACAAACATCATGTCGGAATGACCAATTTGGTTTGATGTAATCGACATAGCCACCATATTTGATTCACAGAGTTCATTAATAATATGATTTGAGAGTGAGTAAcgacttaaattctgttttgttcATCATACAATGTGTTCTTATGGCTTCAGTTGATTTGGaattgtaacgtatgctggaactgctgacaatgatggcaatgacgaagacgatgatgagatgaagaactcaagtgcagttttaattacagaatgtgaaatccaaaaaccctaactaaatataaacatgaacatggctttaacaaaaacatgaacttgacataaactagacttgactatggcttggctacaaaacaacattcacatccatcacattcaatacttgacaactagacaatgcaaacatgagggcttaaatacaagacatgggagaacataaaccaatgaacaaacagaactcataacaagctaattaaacaataaaccaatgaaaacatgacacatgaacatggagggaaaacagaaatcacatgacaagggaaacaggaacacatgacatgaaacaggaactagaatttcaaaataaaagacatgaatcaacagaatacacatgacatatcccccccactaaggggtggctcctgacaccccaacacataaacaaaacacgtaaaacatgacataaattcaaagttccgtagggagctggggggggggtgtcttgaggcctGGGGCGTGgcaagaaagggcgaggggcatgggaccagggcaaagtccgtggggggtgaagccatgagaggcttgaggggtggagccatggaaggtggagccgtgagaggctcgaggggcggagccatggaacgtggtgcccggagagtagccgaagactcgaagggccagggtggagccgatggcagggaggaccaaggcggttctggaggctcggaggagcaaggcggagctgagggatcggaagactgaggtggagccggtgggactgaggaccaaggtggagccgtagggaaggaggtccccggtgaagctgacagatcggaggtacgaggcgcagccagaggatcggagagccaaagcggagccaggtgaccgacagaccaaggaggagccggagggacgagggaccccggcacagccgacaggctgaaggaccgtagtggagctgagggaatgccgagctgaggcaatgtcgagggaccgacaggccaaggcgaagtccagggctcagagggtccaggcaggatcagagggccgaaagttccccttgcctgctcaggagaactaagggtgggtataagggtgggaaccatctccaggtcccactgttcaggtgtggctatgacatggcatggagcaggctgaggcgttgctgtgacgtggcatggagcaggctgaggcgttgctgtgacgtggcatggagcaggctgaggcgttgctgtgacgtggcatggagcaggctgaggcgttgctgtgacgtggcatggagcaggctgaggcgttgctgtgacgtggcatggagcaggctgaggcattgctgtgacgtggcatggagcaggctgaggcgttgctgtgacgtggaactctggctcggcggccgccgtgacgtggaactctggctcggcggcggccatgacgtggaactctggctcggcggcggccatgacgtggaactctggctcggcatccgcctcccccacagtgaacggggaaccaatgaaccgtagggcgaggtcgatatattgagccaggctgagggaactgcgaccgccaggcatcaaaaaagaaatggactcattcagtccaaatctaaaacagtctttgagggcaacctcattaaagtccacctggctggctagaccgcagaagtcctcaacatagtcctccaggggacgattcccctgacgtaggtgcagaagtaaaactgctgggttcatggtttggtcaagtattctgtaacgtatgctggaactgctgacaatgatggcaatgacgaagacgatgatgagatgaagaacccaagtgcagttttaattacagaacgtgaaatccaaaaaccctaactaaatataaacatgaacatggctttaacaaaaacatgaacttgacataaactagacttgactatggcttggcttggcttgtcttggcttggcttggcttggcttggcttggcttggcttggcttggcttggcttggcttggcttggcttggcttggcttggctacaaaacaacattctcattcaatacttgacaactagacaatgcaaacatgagggcttaaatacaagacatgggagaacataaaccaatgaacaaacagaactcataacaagctaattaaacaataaaccaatgaaaacatgacacatgaacatggagggaaacaggaacacatgacatgaaacaggaactagaatttcaaaataaaagacatgaatcaacagaatacacatgacaggaATATAGAGCATGAATCGTAATTAATAattctaataataaaaatttgggcaaactattcctgtCGTATTACCAtgacccaacaatatgcaaaatagaGTGTTTGGATTGTAAATGCTCCTTGACTTTCAAGCTCTCAGCAATAATTCACTGTACATACACTGTAATCGGCACATCCATGCCGCGAGTAAACCGAGTGATGTGATCCTAACCCTTAccatcagtgtttttttttttttgtctttgcagCACCACCGAATATAACATTGCAGTCCAGTATTAAATGGCAAAGTGGCATTGCATATTCCAAGCTGGTGTGTTTGGTGGAGAGTCAGAGTCCAGCAGCAACTATCACCTGGAATACAGAGTGCTTTGGCAGTGACAATAGTTTTagtgagttcgcaaagtctgagaATCAGGAGAGTCATATGGTGACTGCTAAGAGTGTGGTACAAGTTCCAATTTACTTGTTTTCCGGGTGCACCGTGACCTGTATGGTTAAGCACAGAGGGTTGGAGAAACCAGAGAATAAGAGCACTGACCTCCCATCTTTAGGTATTTTAAATTCATTCATTAGTTAAAGTAACATCATTATTTTATCACTGGGAAACTGTAACTGATCTACAGTTGCAGGGAAAAGTATGTTAACCCTTGGATTTGTGTATGAATTTAATCTACAACTAAGTCACAACTATAGACcacacatttatatacagtgtatactgtttACGTACATTTGCTGTGTTGATTAATGCTTTGCTTGTGTTTAAGACTATATAATAGGAACAATGTATGACAAACTAAAACCTCTTTTCTTTCAGGGCCATCTGAAAGCCGCTTGGTTTTAGGAGAAGAGCGATACACTCATCTTTGGTATGCTGTGTGTGAGTACAGTGGTGATGGATTGAAACCCAACATCTCCTGGGTCCTTCCTGGTGTAGACACCATAGTTCAGGCACCTGCTCAGGCCAAGTACAATGGAATTAAAGTACAAGTCAATTCAACCTTCGAATTTCAACTTGATCAATATGAGGGGAAGGAGTTAATTTGTTTGATCCAGAATGAGCATGGCAACATTGAGAGGCAACAAAAACTTGTTCCAAAATATTGTAAGCATAATTGTATTTTCTCAACATAAAAAGGGCCTTGTTAAAGAAGAAACTGAAGTTTCTTTGACATTCATTCAGTGAATTGGTACGGCTGTTTTAATTTGCTGAATGCAATCTGCTTTTTTCCACACAGTTATCTCATCTATTgagattttaaataaaaccacACTTGATCGTAGAACTCATGGGCAACATGAACATAGATTTACTTTGCAAGAAAACCTCTTTAACCAGAAGATACTTCTCAGAGCCCATGGCAATGCACCATCGTACAAGACTCAGTGTTACAGGTATGCTGAGTGATGCTCAAATTATGCTCAACACACAGCATTCACACATTGGTAGCATTTGACACCCATCAATGATGCAGCAAGAGCATGTTTGTCATTTCAATACCATGGAGAATGGCACAGTCCACCAGCACTCTCTTGAAACCTAAATTCAGCACATTGATTTTTCAGACACCCAAGGGCAAAAATTGAGAAGAAAGGGGCTAATTAAACTTTACTGCATCAGTATGTAAAATTCAAGAATATTCTATTGTACTTGACACATCACATAAACAGTAAACTTACTTCAGGTGATAACAGTAATTTGGTGCCAAAATTTGCCCACAAATATAGATatataatatttagttaaatgctgctgttcactACTATGTTTTCGAgtcatttatttacataatggtGTATCTGTTCAgtgctgcttaaaggaatattttaccaaaaaatgaaaattctctcatcatttactcacccacatcaTGCCaacctagatgtgtatgactttatttcttcacaaatgaagatgtttagaagaatatttcagctctgtaagtccatacaatggaaggtaatggtggacagaactttgaaggaccaaaaatcatataaagacagcataaaagtaatccataagactccagtggttaaatctatgccttcagaagcgatatgataggtgtgggtaagaaacagataaatatgtaattcctttttttactgtaaatctccacattcacattTACTTtatcattcttcttcttttgtttttggttatttACATTCTATCTCTTTAATGCTGATaattat is a window encoding:
- the si:ch211-149e23.4 gene encoding uncharacterized protein si:ch211-149e23.4 isoform X1 — protein: MGLPIFFILGMVLNLAHSRKIQDSVPKDLVLGQVVTGILGEEVYLHCLYTGQSKIMFSSWNRLDSSKSAKKMAGYKYNNIPFNRENFDIPASVTNLTVKLNVTSLDVEGEYTCVFNSDDDETKDNMLLKIIARPDIDITVKEEVVNGTLYQAVSCSAANAKPEAFISWEISGALPRDDIFSVNMINTTHFNGTTSSISVLRFPLIMNNQSTVTCIIQHPTFPGIKRANIEVDTFVSPVMTMETVLVQEGGEDFQEVICTATGGRPQPNITWMLPELKNAPPLQRNVSKADSVISSFQFQSDLYQGENITCIFGYMLLPFISTRTLTLPTYYLSSLQLKDHSLAMNGGENQTLLVFEEGDTNVKISMNVLGIVPSYKISCTKEGQPLPEDVDVVGSDVFIKGPIEEQHHAGQYICQASYRRHLASLQMKIEVNPKVILPETFAPNISLNHNVSSDHIYIECLASNGFPAANVSWILPQELNSTVQSDVVSCNRSCSVRSVVTVPMCMPREHKIECIVEHPLFTGKEGRWLTLSKCAPPNITLQSSIKWQSGIAYSKLVCLVESQSPAATITWNTECFGSDNSFSEFAKSENQESHMVTAKSVVQVPIYLFSGCTVTCMVKHRGLEKPENKSTDLPSLGPSESRLVLGEERYTHLWYAVCEYSGDGLKPNISWVLPGVDTIVQAPAQAKYNGIKVQVNSTFEFQLDQYEGKELICLIQNEHGNIERQQKLVPKYFISSIEILNKTTLDRRTHGQHEHRFTLQENLFNQKILLRAHGNAPSYKTQCYREDGSAACTEGMALVFPDAISELDAGLYICHVSYHHHKATFSLRVDVTSEETQHMIFITICFSSAAAITLILIVVLCVLCKPSWSHSSNKKNRRECESLAALMQDPRSSEKTVLPGGTGPDYAELVRYSIVFDAKSTV
- the si:ch211-149e23.4 gene encoding uncharacterized protein si:ch211-149e23.4 isoform X2 — encoded protein: MGLPIFFILGMVLNLAHSRKIQDSVPKDLVLGQVVTGILGEEVYLHCLYTGQSKIMFSSWNRLDSSKSAKKMAGYKYNNIPFNRENFDIPASVTNLTVKLNVTSLDVEGEYTCVFNSDDDETKDNMLLKIIARPDIDITVKEEVVNGTLYQAVSCSAANAKPEAFISWEISGALPRDDIFSVNMINTTHFNGTTSSISVLRFPLIMNNQSTVTCIIQHPTFPGIKRANIEVDTFVSPVMTMETVLVQEGGEDFQEVICTATGGRPQPNITWMLPELKNAPPLQRNVSKADSVISSFQFQSDLYQGENITCIFGYMLLPFISTRTLTLPTYYLSSLQLKDHSLAMNGGENQTLLVFEEGDTNVKISMNVLGIVPSYKISCTKEGQPLPEDVDVVGSDVFIKGPIEEQHHAGQYICQASYRRHLASLQMKIEVNPKVILPAPPNITLQSSIKWQSGIAYSKLVCLVESQSPAATITWNTECFGSDNSFSEFAKSENQESHMVTAKSVVQVPIYLFSGCTVTCMVKHRGLEKPENKSTDLPSLGPSESRLVLGEERYTHLWYAVCEYSGDGLKPNISWVLPGVDTIVQAPAQAKYNGIKVQVNSTFEFQLDQYEGKELICLIQNEHGNIERQQKLVPKYFISSIEILNKTTLDRRTHGQHEHRFTLQENLFNQKILLRAHGNAPSYKTQCYREDGSAACTEGMALVFPDAISELDAGLYICHVSYHHHKATFSLRVDVTSEETQHMIFITICFSSAAAITLILIVVLCVLCKPSWSHSSNKKNRRECESLAALMQDPRSSEKTVLPGGTGPDYAELVRYSIVFDAKSTV